A section of the Cuniculiplasma divulgatum genome encodes:
- a CDS encoding LSM domain-containing protein, producing the protein MPKPQPSALKPMDVLRGSIEKNVMVDVKGNRGYSGILEGYDVYMNLVIRNAGETIRGETKGVFERILVRGDNVIFVSPSKGDNQ; encoded by the coding sequence ATGCCTAAGCCACAGCCAAGTGCACTAAAACCAATGGACGTTCTCAGGGGATCCATAGAGAAGAACGTAATGGTGGATGTAAAGGGTAACAGGGGTTACTCCGGAATACTTGAAGGTTATGACGTTTACATGAACCTTGTCATAAGGAACGCCGGCGAGACCATCAGGGGAGAAACAAAGGGGGTCTTTGAGCGTATCCTTGTTCGCGGCGACAATGTAATATTTGTATCTCCATCAAAAGGTGATAATCAATGA